A part of Rhopalosiphum maidis isolate BTI-1 chromosome 3, ASM367621v3, whole genome shotgun sequence genomic DNA contains:
- the LOC113556259 gene encoding X-ray repair cross-complementing protein 5-like isoform X1: MAAKKEAIILAIDVGKNSLQPDSDGKSYFEKAKFCASMILKRKIFAESKDYLSLILFGSSRTNNHLSSSGCCYQNIEIVTSLGVVTWDLIKHINSLSSVDITPSDWLNTLVIAADMLKKENEEKIFKDLQIVMFSNLETDISFDKIDIIASCIKRQNINLTIIGKDFDDISLNPELETFILKAEATAVNFGTVLPKLSHYKQKEVTPRAWNIPLNFGNVFNIRVSGYKKIDETAKSFKWLLCKNYDTEDSVTAMKKHTTYFYVENGEQIEVDREDIIDGFRFGDTIIPVSNLDTDAYSYKSGPRCLQVLGFTKAKNIQRSFLMDGGSYIFKPHKEDIIAFRVIFNAMVEREELMIIRKVYLNNCLPTIGAIFPQREDAENYFVCVNLPYAEDEHLFKLLSLKSFKPNYEENNAVRNLIDAMDLDKDGNDLFMPENTHDPELQFVFDCISQKAINPNKLLTKTIPEYIQSLLNSPKRIMVKTKQPIDEIIKVFSLQQEIYKKCSVGDNNILQFDCDEEEVDFSKQFVTTAFSPIEDFNKHLENGLNSVIVCENMKHITLDLIESSTSMEELKKPASNLKVLREFYIKNNDVKSYNTLMYLVKDSVLLSGKEGMWSQFVDSGIGLITNQEIEISDISQELSEQFMKHEVLQDVTAEFIIDDDDPLKEFL; this comes from the exons ataTTTGCTGAAAGTAaagattatttatcattaatattgtttggaTCATCTCGTACAAATAACCATCTTTCATCCTCAGGATgttgttatcaaaatatagaaattgttACTAGCTTAGGTGTAGTTACTTgggatttaattaaacatattaacagCTTATCTTCAGTAGATATTACACCTTCAGATTGGCTTAATACCCTTGTCATTGCTGCAGATATGTTGAAAAAGGAAAAtga agagAAAATATTCAAAGACCTTCAGATTGTTATGTTTTCAAATCTTGAAACTGATATTTCATttgataaaatagatataattgcAAGCTGTATAAAAaggcaaaatattaatttaaccataat aGGTAAAGATTTTGATGATATATCACTCAATCCTGAGttagaaacatttattttaaaagctgag GCAACTGCTGTTAATTTTGGTACAGTTCTACCTAAATTAAgtcattataaacaaaaagaaGTAACTCCAAGAGCTTGGAATATCCCTTTAAACTTtggaaatgtttttaatattagagtttcCGGTTATAAAAAG atAGATGAAACTGCTAAAAGCTTTAAGtggttattatgtaaaaactatGATACAGAAGACTCAGTTACAGCAATGAAGAAACACACTACATACTTTTATGTTGAAAATGGTGAACAAATAGAAGTTGATCGTGAGGATATAATAGATGGATTTCGCTTTGGTGATACAATTATACCAGTCTCCA attTAGATACGGAtgcatatagttataaatctgGTCCAAGATGTTTACAAGTATTAGGGTTTACAAaagctaaaaatatacaaagatCATTTTTAATGGATGGAggatcatatatttttaaacctcacaaa gaagatattattgcatttagAGTTATTTTCAATGCTATGGTGGAAAGAGaagaattaatgattattagaaaagtttatttgaataattgtttGCCAACTATTGGAGCAATCTTTCCTCAAAGAGAAGATGctgaaaat tattttgtgTGTGTTAATCTACCATATGCTGAAGATGAACACTTGTTTAAACTTCTATcactaaaatcatttaaacccAATTATGAAGAAAATAATGCTGTCCGTAATCTTATAGATGCAATGGATTTAGATAAAGATgg aaatGATTTGTTCATGCCAGAAAATACACACGACCCTGAATTACAATTCGTATTTGATTGTATTTCTCAAAAGGCTATTAAtccaaacaaattattaactaaaacaaTACCAGAGTATATCCAAAGTTTACTGAACTCCCCTAAAAGAATTATGGTAAAGACTAAACAACCGAtagatgaaattataaaagtattttcacTTCAacaagaaatttataaaaa ATGTTCAGTtggagataataatattttacaatttgattGTGATGAAGAAGAAGTAGACTTTTCGAAACAATTTGTAACTACAGCATTCAGCCCAATAgaagattttaataaacatttagaaaacggattaaattctgtaatag ttTGTGAAAATATGAAACACATAACTTTAGACTTAATAGAATCTAGTACAAGTATGGAAGAATTAAAGAAACCAGCATCAAATTTGAAAGTTTTAAgagaattttatataaaaaataatgatgttaaATCGTATAATACTTTGATGTATCTTGTAAAAGATTCAGTTCTTTTATCTGGTAAAGAAGGAATGTGGTCACAGTTCGTTGACA gtggAATAGGACTTATTACGAATCAAGAGATTGAAATAAGTGATATTTCACAGGAGTTATCTGAACAATTTATGAAACATGAAGTATTACAAGATGTTACAGCAGAGTTCATTATTGATGATGATGATCCA cTGAAAGAGTTTTTGTAA
- the LOC113556259 gene encoding X-ray repair cross-complementing protein 5-like isoform X2, translated as MAAKKEAIILAIDVGKNSLQPDSDGKSYFEKAKFCASMILKRKIFAESKDYLSLILFGSSRTNNHLSSSGCCYQNIEIVTSLGVVTWDLIKHINSLSSVDITPSDWLNTLVIAADMLKKENEEKIFKDLQIVMFSNLETDISFDKIDIIASCIKRQNINLTIIGKDFDDISLNPELETFILKAEATAVNFGTVLPKLSHYKQKEVTPRAWNIPLNFGNVFNIRVSGYKKIDETAKSFKWLLCKNYDTEDSVTAMKKHTTYFYVENGEQIEVDREDIIDGFRFGDTIIPVSNLDTDAYSYKSGPRCLQVLGFTKAKNIQRSFLMDGGSYIFKPHKEDIIAFRVIFNAMVEREELMIIRKVYLNNCLPTIGAIFPQREDAENYFVCVNLPYAEDEHLFKLLSLKSFKPNYEENNAVRNLIDAMDLDKDGNDLFMPENTHDPELQFVFDCISQKAINPNKLLTKTIPEYIQSLLNSPKRIMVKTKQPIDEIIKVFSLQQEIYKKCSVGDNNILQFDCDEEEVDFSKQFVTTAFSPIEDFNKHLENGLNSVIVCENMKHITLDLIESSTSMEELKKPASNLKVLREFYIKNNDVKSYNTLMYLVKDSVLLSGKEGMWSQFVDRVI; from the exons ataTTTGCTGAAAGTAaagattatttatcattaatattgtttggaTCATCTCGTACAAATAACCATCTTTCATCCTCAGGATgttgttatcaaaatatagaaattgttACTAGCTTAGGTGTAGTTACTTgggatttaattaaacatattaacagCTTATCTTCAGTAGATATTACACCTTCAGATTGGCTTAATACCCTTGTCATTGCTGCAGATATGTTGAAAAAGGAAAAtga agagAAAATATTCAAAGACCTTCAGATTGTTATGTTTTCAAATCTTGAAACTGATATTTCATttgataaaatagatataattgcAAGCTGTATAAAAaggcaaaatattaatttaaccataat aGGTAAAGATTTTGATGATATATCACTCAATCCTGAGttagaaacatttattttaaaagctgag GCAACTGCTGTTAATTTTGGTACAGTTCTACCTAAATTAAgtcattataaacaaaaagaaGTAACTCCAAGAGCTTGGAATATCCCTTTAAACTTtggaaatgtttttaatattagagtttcCGGTTATAAAAAG atAGATGAAACTGCTAAAAGCTTTAAGtggttattatgtaaaaactatGATACAGAAGACTCAGTTACAGCAATGAAGAAACACACTACATACTTTTATGTTGAAAATGGTGAACAAATAGAAGTTGATCGTGAGGATATAATAGATGGATTTCGCTTTGGTGATACAATTATACCAGTCTCCA attTAGATACGGAtgcatatagttataaatctgGTCCAAGATGTTTACAAGTATTAGGGTTTACAAaagctaaaaatatacaaagatCATTTTTAATGGATGGAggatcatatatttttaaacctcacaaa gaagatattattgcatttagAGTTATTTTCAATGCTATGGTGGAAAGAGaagaattaatgattattagaaaagtttatttgaataattgtttGCCAACTATTGGAGCAATCTTTCCTCAAAGAGAAGATGctgaaaat tattttgtgTGTGTTAATCTACCATATGCTGAAGATGAACACTTGTTTAAACTTCTATcactaaaatcatttaaacccAATTATGAAGAAAATAATGCTGTCCGTAATCTTATAGATGCAATGGATTTAGATAAAGATgg aaatGATTTGTTCATGCCAGAAAATACACACGACCCTGAATTACAATTCGTATTTGATTGTATTTCTCAAAAGGCTATTAAtccaaacaaattattaactaaaacaaTACCAGAGTATATCCAAAGTTTACTGAACTCCCCTAAAAGAATTATGGTAAAGACTAAACAACCGAtagatgaaattataaaagtattttcacTTCAacaagaaatttataaaaa ATGTTCAGTtggagataataatattttacaatttgattGTGATGAAGAAGAAGTAGACTTTTCGAAACAATTTGTAACTACAGCATTCAGCCCAATAgaagattttaataaacatttagaaaacggattaaattctgtaatag ttTGTGAAAATATGAAACACATAACTTTAGACTTAATAGAATCTAGTACAAGTATGGAAGAATTAAAGAAACCAGCATCAAATTTGAAAGTTTTAAgagaattttatataaaaaataatgatgttaaATCGTATAATACTTTGATGTATCTTGTAAAAGATTCAGTTCTTTTATCTGGTAAAGAAGGAATGTGGTCACAGTTCGTTGACA GAGTTATCTGA
- the LOC113556259 gene encoding X-ray repair cross-complementing protein 5-like isoform X3: MFSNLETDISFDKIDIIASCIKRQNINLTIIGKDFDDISLNPELETFILKAEATAVNFGTVLPKLSHYKQKEVTPRAWNIPLNFGNVFNIRVSGYKKIDETAKSFKWLLCKNYDTEDSVTAMKKHTTYFYVENGEQIEVDREDIIDGFRFGDTIIPVSNLDTDAYSYKSGPRCLQVLGFTKAKNIQRSFLMDGGSYIFKPHKEDIIAFRVIFNAMVEREELMIIRKVYLNNCLPTIGAIFPQREDAENYFVCVNLPYAEDEHLFKLLSLKSFKPNYEENNAVRNLIDAMDLDKDGNDLFMPENTHDPELQFVFDCISQKAINPNKLLTKTIPEYIQSLLNSPKRIMVKTKQPIDEIIKVFSLQQEIYKKCSVGDNNILQFDCDEEEVDFSKQFVTTAFSPIEDFNKHLENGLNSVIVCENMKHITLDLIESSTSMEELKKPASNLKVLREFYIKNNDVKSYNTLMYLVKDSVLLSGKEGMWSQFVDSGIGLITNQEIEISDISQELSEQFMKHEVLQDVTAEFIIDDDDPLKEFL; encoded by the exons ATGTTTTCAAATCTTGAAACTGATATTTCATttgataaaatagatataattgcAAGCTGTATAAAAaggcaaaatattaatttaaccataat aGGTAAAGATTTTGATGATATATCACTCAATCCTGAGttagaaacatttattttaaaagctgag GCAACTGCTGTTAATTTTGGTACAGTTCTACCTAAATTAAgtcattataaacaaaaagaaGTAACTCCAAGAGCTTGGAATATCCCTTTAAACTTtggaaatgtttttaatattagagtttcCGGTTATAAAAAG atAGATGAAACTGCTAAAAGCTTTAAGtggttattatgtaaaaactatGATACAGAAGACTCAGTTACAGCAATGAAGAAACACACTACATACTTTTATGTTGAAAATGGTGAACAAATAGAAGTTGATCGTGAGGATATAATAGATGGATTTCGCTTTGGTGATACAATTATACCAGTCTCCA attTAGATACGGAtgcatatagttataaatctgGTCCAAGATGTTTACAAGTATTAGGGTTTACAAaagctaaaaatatacaaagatCATTTTTAATGGATGGAggatcatatatttttaaacctcacaaa gaagatattattgcatttagAGTTATTTTCAATGCTATGGTGGAAAGAGaagaattaatgattattagaaaagtttatttgaataattgtttGCCAACTATTGGAGCAATCTTTCCTCAAAGAGAAGATGctgaaaat tattttgtgTGTGTTAATCTACCATATGCTGAAGATGAACACTTGTTTAAACTTCTATcactaaaatcatttaaacccAATTATGAAGAAAATAATGCTGTCCGTAATCTTATAGATGCAATGGATTTAGATAAAGATgg aaatGATTTGTTCATGCCAGAAAATACACACGACCCTGAATTACAATTCGTATTTGATTGTATTTCTCAAAAGGCTATTAAtccaaacaaattattaactaaaacaaTACCAGAGTATATCCAAAGTTTACTGAACTCCCCTAAAAGAATTATGGTAAAGACTAAACAACCGAtagatgaaattataaaagtattttcacTTCAacaagaaatttataaaaa ATGTTCAGTtggagataataatattttacaatttgattGTGATGAAGAAGAAGTAGACTTTTCGAAACAATTTGTAACTACAGCATTCAGCCCAATAgaagattttaataaacatttagaaaacggattaaattctgtaatag ttTGTGAAAATATGAAACACATAACTTTAGACTTAATAGAATCTAGTACAAGTATGGAAGAATTAAAGAAACCAGCATCAAATTTGAAAGTTTTAAgagaattttatataaaaaataatgatgttaaATCGTATAATACTTTGATGTATCTTGTAAAAGATTCAGTTCTTTTATCTGGTAAAGAAGGAATGTGGTCACAGTTCGTTGACA gtggAATAGGACTTATTACGAATCAAGAGATTGAAATAAGTGATATTTCACAGGAGTTATCTGAACAATTTATGAAACATGAAGTATTACAAGATGTTACAGCAGAGTTCATTATTGATGATGATGATCCA cTGAAAGAGTTTTTGTAA
- the LOC113557610 gene encoding uncharacterized protein LOC113557610, translated as MVSEDEICMAAMEEFEKVDSYTTTSVNGKRVSTVNTTSAARAKKARMDMVKSPGLVEISSSVGRKIIWYFTKNFNNVKNYTDFLRPLTPALSDMMKNHVQQHPIKFRLKLEATYNRSNVPNSSENRAFKTSAVEVFSESNIAEIIERAYIKLLTEEEAYTSRGSGFTLESIDGLLLTVYKYTPMDGSSYIPLPAYIDRKRGTINPQNVDQQCFKWAVLAKHVTGPAVYRIGENYRQHEDKYNFNGISFPTPLSDVKKFEYNNPTVSVNVYGLDKKFQPPRKYPTYEVYPLRVVDEEKANHFDLLLVADENGSHYIYISNFSRLICSQKTGHKESVVFCKRCFTSFDNQRYKYKLNGLEALTQHKLICGAHKPILPVMPKEGECLQFEAWRNTQRHPIVIYADFETILMKTDEKKGGNTKIMHRHEAMSYGLIVKASNDVPIELLARHEIPTEPTLYRGSESRQDVARHFVETVSEIALKIEKLLKTNIPINMSADDIQVHEAAMHCNLCKIEFTPPSEVLYRKTADHYHLTGKYRQALCNVCNQKLQTPVFVPCYFHNLSNYDAHLIVTELGYETQIIRTLLDSWHQDYQL; from the exons ATGGTATCCGAGGACGAGATTTGCATGGCAGCTATGGaagaatttgaaaaagt agactcTTATACAACTACGAGCGTAAACGGTAAACGAGTTTCCACCGTCAACACCACTTCGGCTGCTAGAGCGAAAAAAGCACGCATGGATATGGTGAAGTCCCCCGGGTTAGTTGAAATTTCATCGTCAGTGGGTCGAAAAATCATCTGGTATTTcacaaaaaatttcaataatgttaaaaattataccgaCTTTCTACGTCCTCTTACACCGGCTCTGTCAGACATGATGAAAAATCACGTGCAGCAACATCCAATAAAATTTAGATTGAAGCTCGAGGCTACTTATAACCGATCAAACGTACCCAATTCGTCCGAAAATAGGGCGTTTAAAACATCAGCAGTTGAAGTTTTTTCGGAAAGTAACATTGCTGAGATTATTGAAAGagcttatataaaattattgaccgAGGAAGAAGCTTATACTAGCAGAGGAAGCGGGTTTACCCTGGAATCTATAGATGGGCTATTGTTGACCGTGTACAAATACACACCGATGGACGGGTCGTCATACATACCGCTGCCTGCGTATATCGATAGAAAACGGGGTACAATAAATCCTCAGAATGTAGACCAACAGTGCTTCAAGTGGGCTGTATTAGCCAAGCATGTGACAGGGCCGGCGGTATACCGTATAGGAGAAAATTATAGACAACACGAggacaaatacaatttcaatggTATATCGTTCCCAACGCCATTATCCGACGTTAAGAAATTCGAATATAATAACCCGACTGTCTCTGTGAATGTGTATGGGTTAGACAAAAAGTTTCAGCCACCGCGTAAATATCCGACGTACGAGGTGTACCCGCTACGTGTCGTTGATGAGGAGAAAGCCAACCACTTTGATCTGTTGTTGGTAGCAGACGAAAACGGGTCGCATTACATCTACATCTCGAATTTTTCACGCCTTATATGCTCTCAAAAGACTGGACATAAAGAGAGTGTCGTGTTTTGCAAAAGGTGCTTTACCAGCTTTGATAAtcaaagatataaatataaattgaatgggCTTGAGGCGTTAACTCAGCATAAGCTTATATGCGGTGCACATAAGCCAATATTACCGGTGATGCCGAAAGAAGGCGAATGTCTGCAATTTGAAGCATGGAGAAACACTCAGAGACATCCTATAGTAATATATGCAGATTTCGAAACTATACTGATGAAGACGGATGAGAAGAAGGGgggaaatacaaaaataatgcacAGACATGAAGCGATGAGCTATGGACTCATTGTGAAGGCGAGCAATGACGTACCGATAGAGCTATTAGCGAGACATGAGATACCAACGGAACCAACATTATATCGAGGAAGTGAGAGTCGACAGGACGTGGCGAGACATTTTGTCGAAACCGTGTCTGAAATAGCATTAAAGATAGAGAAGTTATTGAAAACGAATATTCCAATAAATATGTCCGCAGACGACATACAAGTTCATGAAGCAGCGATGCACTGCAATCTATGCAAAATCGAGTTTACCCCACCTTCAGAGGTACTATATCGTAAGACAGCTGACCATTACCATCTCACAGGAAAATACCGTCAAGCTCTCTGCAATGTATGCAACCAAAAACTACAAACACCCGTTTTTGTACCGTGCTACTTCCATAACTTGTCCAACTATGACGCGCATCTGATAGTCACAGAACTTGGTTATGAAACCCAGATTATTAGA ACACTTTTAGATTCATGGCATCAGGACTATCAACTCTAG
- the LOC113557108 gene encoding LOW QUALITY PROTEIN: uncharacterized protein LOC113557108 (The sequence of the model RefSeq protein was modified relative to this genomic sequence to represent the inferred CDS: substituted 1 base at 1 genomic stop codon): MSLVTRKAVYPYEYTDSXSRLDEERLPRKRDFYSTLNESGIKEEEYTHAKEVWDHFGCKTLGEYSDLYLKIDVLLLADVFENFRDVCLKTYNLDVAYYFTAPGLSFDAMLKFTGKKLELLSDYDMLLMYENGIRGGLVQASMRHAKANNIKTPDYDETKEKSWLIYQDCNNLYGWAMCQYIPYGDFNWVESNLNGLSEMSPTSDKGRVYEIDVSYPQHLHDKHNDLPLLPQNGIPSGSKVKKLMSTFQQKKNYIIHYRKLQQAIKNGLIVEKVHRVLEFSQSAWLADYINLNTEMRKKAQNDFEKDFFKLMNNAVFGKTMQSKRKEMKMDLVSCERRLQKLINKTSFKHATNYNENLNAVALENKIIKFDKPIYIGFAVLDISKTKMYDYHYNVMQKHYGDNIKLMYTDTDSLVYHIKTEDFYKDLIENPNLMDRLDTSDLPPIHPCYTTARKKVPGFFSDEAKGHIMTEFCALRAKSYAYNIYTGEEDVVREQIKAKGVRQHVVKNHMTLEDHVKCLFRDESLDKYTENVSIRSFKHQLITIKTNKLTYNNYDDKRVVLDDKIPTLAHGHYSLEDDNEQIVDWPDHEFTVDVAGRMWEESDKDLMRLLLRECMSK; encoded by the exons ATGTCGCTCGTGACTCGGAAGGCAGTGTACCCGTACGAGTACACAGATAGTTGAAGCAGGTTGGATGAAGAGAGACTACCGAGGAAGAGGGACTTTTATAGCACGTTAAACGAGTCGGGAATAAAGGAAGAGGAATACACGCATGCAAAGGAGGTCTGGGACCACTTCGGTTGCAAGACGTTGGGCGAGTACAGTGATCTGTACTTGAAAATCGACGTGTTGCTGCTGGCGGACGTCTTTGAAAATTTTCGCGATGTGTGCCTTAAGACATACAACTTGGACGTGGCGTATTATTTTACTGCACCAGGATTAAGTTTTGACGCGATGTTGAAGTTTACCGGGAAAAAGTTGGAGCTGTTGAGTGATTACgatatgttattaatgtatGAGAATG GTATTCGTGGTGGATTAGTGCAGGCAAGCATGAGACATGCCAAAGCCAATAATATAAAGACCCCAGACTATGACGAAACTAAGGAGAAATCGTGGTTGATATACCAGgact GTAATAATCTCTATGGCTGGGCTATGTGTCAGTATATTCCATACGGTGACTTCAATTGGGTTGAATCCAACTTGAACGGACTGAGTGAGATGTCACCAACGTCAGACAAAGGGCGAGTATACGAAATTGATGTCTCATACCCACAACATTTACATGATAAACATAATGACCTGCCTTTACTGCCACAAAACGGTATACCATCAGGCTCAAAGGTGAAAAAATTGATGTCAACGTTTCAacagaagaaaaattatattatacattaccgGAAACTACAGCAGGCAATTAAAAATGGGTTAATAGttgaaaaa GTGCATAGAGTTTTAGAATTTAGCCAGTCTGCATGGTTGGCGGATTACATTAACTTAAACACAGAGATGAGGAAGAAGGCACAGAACGACTTTGAGAAAgactttttcaaattaatgaataatgcgGTATTTG GGAAGACTATGCAATCGAAAAGAAAGGAAATGAAGATGGATTTGGTGTCGTGTGAGAGACGATtacaaaaacttattaataagaCATCATTTAAACATGCTACCAACTATAACGAAAACCTGAACGCGGTGGCactagaaaacaaaataatcaaatttgatAAGCCTATATATATtg gaTTTGCTGTTCTTGACATTTCCAAGACGAAGATGTACGATTATCACTACAACGTAATGCAGAAGCACTATGGTGATAATATCAAACTTATGTATACTGATACtg atTCGTTGGTATACCATATTAAAACTGAAGATTTTTACAAAGACTTGATTGAGAATCCCAACTTGATGGATAGATTAGACACGTCGGACTTGCCTCCTATCCATCCGTGCTACACTACAGCTAGGAAGAAGGTGCCCGGGTTTTTCTCTGATGAAGCAAAAGGACATATAATGACAGAGTTTTGTGCACTACGTGCAAAATCATACGCGTACAACATATATACAGGAGAAGAGGATGTGGTGAGAGAGCAGATCAAGGCGAAGGGTGTAAGACAGCATGTGGTTAAAAACCATATGACGTTGGAGGATCATGTTAAGTGTTTGTTCAGAGATGAAAGTCTTGATAAATATACAGAAAATGTATCCATTCGCTCATTCAAACACCAGCTAattacaatcaaaacaaacaaattgaCATACAACAACTACGATGACAAAAGAGTGGTGCTAGACGATAAAATACCTACACTGGCTCATGGTCATTATAGTTTAga ggaTGATAACGAGCAGATTGTTGATTGGCCAGATCATGAGTTTACTGTAGACGTTGCTGGGCGTATGTGGGAGGAATCGGATAAAGATTTAATGAGATTACTTCTAAGGGAATGcatgtcaaaataa